Within the Anas acuta chromosome 6, bAnaAcu1.1, whole genome shotgun sequence genome, the region AGGTTAAATTGAAGGCTCTTCACGTTTGCTAATGCCTCCTCCACCTCTAAAACACCAAGAAGAATTgagcttttttttcaaattttaaaacaccaaatgaagaacaattttaaaatacttaccAATCTTGAGCTTGGTGGAATGAATATCatattgctgtttgttttcaagcaattccttttctttatcttgAATATCTTTTGcaagatgtttgttttcttccttctgattttctattattttaagtAGCTCTTCATTTTTAGCCTGTAGCGACTCTAGGCCTTTCAGTGATTCTTTCAATTGAGTCTGGAGCATCATGTTCAAGGACTGCAAGGAAACTACTaccaaaagtaaaatatatgaaGTTAAGTGTCTTGTGTGGTACAGTTTCGACTTATACACTGAactgtttttaagaaatgctcataattttgtttacagataaaataatttttttgagGCAGGGAGATAAACTGGGAGATAAGCTTTCTTCTTAGTTGATTGTCATTCTCATTGTAAGAGGACATAAGGTAAAGTAATCTGTTCTGGAGCTGAACCCTTCATGTCCCTGGAACCTAAACAGGCACAACAAGCCATACAAATGCAGTTGCGTGACTAGATCCTCAATGCTTAGTTTAGTTGTCACTAAAGGCTGTAGTATGtagtgttattttttatttatatatctttaTTATGCTTATCTCTTTAAACAAAGCCTTAACAAAAATTTCCCTAATAAACATCATTATCTACTAGTACTTTACATTCATAGTTGCAGCTCTGTCCAGATGtcttctcatttctctctcGCTCCCTGAGTTGCTGGTTTAATATTCTTAGTCTCCTGTGAATTGTGAAAAAGTGCATATTCAGAAAGTTCAAAATAAGTCccaaaacaatgcattttaaattagtttggtaagaataaaatgtcacaatattttagaaatatgagAAAGTtttattaatgtgtttttcttgcatTCCAATCTTTCTTCAACACAAAAGACCCTTTGCAAAGTCTGGTAAACATATTTCCCTCTGCTGTGAAGTGAAGTGTTACCCAGTTATGTAACTGAAAGCTCCTCTGAAATGAGCCTTATTTCTACATCTAAGAATACACTACAAAAGGAATAAAGAGCAAACTGATTATGTTAATACTGTAGTTTTCAGACAAGATGCTATGCTGATCCCACCTAGACAAAGTCCCAGTCATGGTGTAACTGACGCTAATAAAGCACCAGTATTAACTGACATCTTGCTTCAGTAGCTACGcgttaattaaaacaaagcctTACCAACACACTTGGCAATATATTGTATAGACAAAGACGAAAGGGCCACAGCACTTAGAACACAACAATGCCAAAACGTGCAATTTAGAACAGACCAATTAAGAATACTTAGAACAGACCAATTAAGAATACCTTAGGTGCTTTTGCAGTAAACACAGAATCTCCAAACAGTTACTAACCTACGCAGCTGTGCATTTTCACTTCTGAGAGGCTGTAGAGCTAGTGCTATTTCGGTTTGTACGTTCGTACTTCCCACTACAGCTGGGAGCAATGATATGCAGTCTTCTATTTCATTCATCAACCTTAACATCTCTGAATCATCTGCAGAAggtgggaaaaaagaaacagaaaaacctgTAATGGGATAGTCAAACTGATGCAATAGTATGTAAtctacattaaaagaaaactcGATTTATTCTGTCCACCCATCtgtatttaaaactttaaagcTTGACTATGAGAACTACACTTTTGGATCTTGGTAAATCCTATCTAACTAACCTTGGTGGGGTTGCTGTTGCAACCTGTCTACACCGTTCTctttctgaagtgaaaacacTGTGTATGAAATGAGAACTATCTTTATCCTCGCTGTTACAACTATGTTAAAACACTCCCCAAAATAACTTAATTCTTGTCCACAGTGAAACATTAAGGACTTAAAGCTGTGGAAAACCAATCCAAAATATCACAcaactttctgaaaatgaagtgcTTGCTCATTTTATGcagtttttctgttatttttacataattGCTCTACTTCAAAATGAGCGTGTCCTACCTTGATCTGTTATCAGTGCTCGGAGCTCTCCCAGGAGGTATTTCACTGTCTTAACTTTATGGGCTGTTTTTTCTGGGCTTTCTTGTCTCTGTTTTAGATCTTTCCTTACAAAACTTCTCTGGCAACTTGTATCTCTCACTGGGGCTACGTCAAGTACATTCAAGTCATCTTCTTCACTGAGTTCGTCAAAAGCATCCTCCTCCGTGTTCATTGAGACATTTTGTGTTGCTGGACAATGATGACAGTGCTTCTGATCAGTCCTGCCATTTGTCATTTCATGCGATTGTAACAGGGACAGGTGAGCCTGTATGCATCTTATCAGGTCTGCTTCTTTACGctgctgctcatggcttggggTCATCTCTCTGCCAACAGACGATGGGGTGAACGTAGGCACTGTAGAGTTATGTGATACACCTGATGCTATACAGGGCATCACACCAGGAAGAGCACTGGCTGACTGTGTTTGTGGAGTAGTAGAATTAGAAACTACAGGGAAAGCCACAGTTCCCTTCATCTGTGCCATGCATTCATTGCCACTGCTTACAAGAACATCCTGCATGAAGATTATTCATATTGAACAGAAAATTAACATGGAggtttttcaaatgtttaaaatacaacaacaaaaaaaaaaactagtctCCCTCAGTGTAGTCTTGATCattctttgcattttataaaaataaatgcatctcaAAATCCTTAATTGCATAAGTTTTCCAGCAGACTGAATAACTCACGTGTAAATCTGGTTTACATTATCTTTACCTTAAATATAGATAACATAAAGCACAGTCATTCTCAGCtgttgttgaagaaaaaaaacctcagcagcacttttgttgctgttgctttttgctttgtaaGTACACATTCCTTGAAAGCAAaccagaatgggaaaaaaaagaaaaggacttgGCTAATTTTTAAAGAGTCAGAGTTAGCACTAACTATACATGGAATGCCTGCAGATGGAAAATAAGTCTACAGTCTCAAGGTGCAAGCCTTTAACATTTCCCAAGACGGCGGTTGGTACTCTCCATTAGTATTATTTTATGCCCTGAAACACACAAGCCTTTTAAAATATGGCTCTAAGATACGACACAGTATCTAAAGAAATACGCAACTTGATCATTGGTGGGGAAAAGGTACGTATCAGCTGATTTATTTAATCAGAAATTGTTTAGTGACCCTAATGAGCATGACTGAGAATATAATTATTAACACTAACGAATAATTCCCTGCACTTTTCATGCTCACTGTCTATTACAGAATCCACCACAGAGCGACAAACAGCCATTTGTAATGCCTCCAATTTCATTAATCCGTGTCTACGtataaaacatattaaataGAAGTATTTCCTGTCATTATTTATTCTGTTCATCAATATAGGTTgaaatatgtacatttttttcttaaggaaaaaaattatgtaaACCCAATAAAAACCCcacaaataaatgaagaaatagttattgctcatttaaaatgtttattaatatttcaaatcAAACTTTTACTTACTGATTGAGTAGATAAGGGATTAGCTGCACACTGTAGGGACAGATCTGCTGTGGAGGTAGGTAATCGATAATTAAAAGCTGTAACATTTTGATatcctgaaggaaaacaatggTATCATAGATCAGGGCAATACTGGACAAAACTCAGAGTAAAATAGCAAACCCACTATTAATAGTTCTACTAACCATGATCTGAGGTAGGAGTTACAGCAGGAATTTGGTTACTGTTCTGCGGTGGCTGGTCAGTTACCAGAGACATCTGAGTTTGCACATGTTCACACAGTTTCTGATGCATCACAGGAGACTGTTGACTACAAGGCATATGAATTGGTTGAACCAGCTGATTCTGTTGTGCACTGGAAAGTTCTTTCTCCGTAGATGGTCCGGTAGATGGGGCAAGTTTCTTATTTGATATTTGCACTAGAGAAAAGGATCAAAAAACTCAGCTGAAGTTGAAGACTTACACAAACACATTGTGTCATCAGGCACACTAGTAAGTTCTTTTCACATATAAAATATCTTATGGCCTAAGATCCTAGTCAGATTTGATGAGCAGCAAATTAATTCATCT harbors:
- the LOC137858983 gene encoding coiled-coil domain-containing protein 14-like isoform X4, with amino-acid sequence MQVDSIHNGLDRCAALLKNILQNEATGRETNHKQPGKTTSVKFPSKPLLTKASTSNKKGLKKNITAAHIRKEIVQISNKKLAPSTGPSTEKELSSAQQNQLVQPIHMPCSQQSPVMHQKLCEHVQTQMSLVTDQPPQNSNQIPAVTPTSDHGYQNVTAFNYRLPTSTADLSLQCAANPLSTQSDVLVSSGNECMAQMKGTVAFPVVSNSTTPQTQSASALPGVMPCIASGVSHNSTVPTFTPSSVGREMTPSHEQQRKEADLIRCIQAHLSLLQSHEMTNGRTDQKHCHHCPATQNVSMNTEEDAFDELSEEDDLNVLDVAPVRDTSCQRSFVRKDLKQRQESPEKTAHKVKTVKYLLGELRALITDQDDSEMLRLMNEIEDCISLLPAVVGSTNVQTEIALALQPLRSENAQLRRRLRILNQQLRERERNEKTSGQSCNYELVSLQSLNMMLQTQLKESLKGLESLQAKNEELLKIIENQKEENKHLAKDIQDKEKELLENKQQYDIHSTKLKIEVEEALANVKSLQFNLEASEKENKILGITLRQRDAEVNRLRELTRTLQCSMAKLLSDLTADNIKPRSEKGLSKSLLEDYEKRMQPDPFPGSSSVMTYLKKLEMDHILTDTELQSSNKNGELQMLNLAYETFAAEENNINHIFSEERTSASRILPTLLKQDAETVSDSGTLIDEQSKLDETVYIPLTSSASKKQVVLGRTDGLHHTRGACKMLDFNCDLSNSLQQNRCETSKDPTILDKLSTGYSVKKSMENTLEVTGDKVKPGDKVQVKPKGAPSGVAKDCTDKPGQIQTHVPMPFQKEFPKKRGNEATDTSFISFDDISGRSEWSASSFSTFTSRDEEDFKNGLAALDANIARLQRTLQNTIMKQ